Genomic window (Myxocyprinus asiaticus isolate MX2 ecotype Aquarium Trade chromosome 50, UBuf_Myxa_2, whole genome shotgun sequence):
GATCTGTGTTCATGTTTGAGACATTAATGAAATGGGTATAATTGCATGTTGGCAGATAATGTGAATAAACAACATTAGCACCACTTTAATCCCAATTAAACAGTCTTGTTTGTAAACCATTAATGCTCATAGGAGAAAGGTATTATTTGCTTAAGTCCAGAAGGGCTGGAAATTGCTGTTGCAAGTGACTTTGACTGAACTAATTTTAAATCCCTTTCAtggttttcaaataaaataagtcattttaaaaacacactaATGGATCATTTGCCATATTGAGAGACACTACCGCACCTTTCCCTGCTTGACGATGTAGTAAGGGTTACTGCGGGAGAAACCAGCACTCTCCAACAGATTCATCACATCATTCTTACTGAAATACAAAGAAAACAATCCATTCAGCTACAGTTCTTATGTCCCATTTCATAACTTTTCTTGAGATGTTTTGAACTGAACTTACGTGACCATCTTCTTGTCTAAGAAGTACTGATCTTTCTTTGCTCCAATGACACGGCGCAGAGACACCTCCTCTTTATCAATCTGAGAGCAAAAAAAATCATGTAATTCACCTGCATTCACACAAGCAGCACAATACTGATGTGATACTCAAGTCAGGTCTTACCGGCAGCCTATTGTCGGAGTTGTCAAATATAATTTCCACAAAGGCAGAAATGACACGAGGGCCAGtgccttcctaaaatataaaacaaaaattattttcactaGTCATGCTGAACAACTGAATGTACCAAATCTAGAATTCATAGGGAtgtgcatttttgtcattttgactgCTTGtgtacaggctgctctggaaaaagacagtgtggttgtttcaaggagcacaatacgacgatacttgaacaaaaatgagctgcatggtcgagttgccagaaagaagcctttactgtgccaatgccacaaaaaaccccgttacaatatgcccaacaacaccttgacacgcctcacagcttctggcacactgtaatttggagtgacgagaccaaaatagagctttatggtcacaacaataagtgctatgtttggagaggggtcaacaaggcctatagtgaaaagaatatcatccccattatgaagcatggtggtggctcactgatgttttgggggtgtgtgagctctaaaggcaaggggaatcttgtgaaaattgatggcaagatgaatgcagcatgttatcagaaaatactggcagacaatttgcattcttctgcacaaaagctgcgcatgggacgctcttggactttccagcacgacaatgaccttaagcacaaggccaagttgaccctccagtggttacagcagaaaaaggtgaaggttctggagtggccatcacagtctcctgaccttaatatcatcaagcctctctggggagatctcaaacgtgcggttcatgcaagacgaccaaagactttgcatgacctggaggcattttgccaagacgaatgggcagctataccacctgcaagaatttggggcctcatagacaactattacaaaagactgcacgctgtcattgatgctaaagggggcaatacacagtattaagaattaagggtatgcagaattttgaacgggtcatttcaattttttctttgttgccatgttttgttttatgattgtgccattctgttataacctacagttgaatatgaatcccataagaaataaaagaaatgtgttttgcctgctcactcatgttttctttaaaaatggtacatatattaccatttctccaagggtatgcaaacttttgagcacaactgtaactattggctaaagcatttctaaaagatgCAATTTAGTgacagaaatttactttttaaggGGCAACATTTGCTCCCTGGAGTTGTTTTAATGGGCAATTTTCATCATTTTTGAATTACGAATTGTTAAGACATTCTTTTCTAACCATacaaaatatgacaatatgatGTCATAGTGTTATGTCAAATATTGCAAATTAATCAATTCcttaaaatacatgtaaaatcaGATAAGCAGTTacctataaatttaaatgaacatcaaaGGACATTCATCTAGCGTAGGGCTGTCACAACTACTCGATTAAAAAAATTCCTCGATTACAAAATTGCCGAATTGACAAATCGGAAATAAGATGGAAGTGAAGCAGTCCATGGACGAGGGTGTGAACACAATGACAAGAAGTGTCAGCTGTGTGACAGCACTTCACtttatatttgaaaaacaatgcaggacCTAAAAAACATCATTTCAGCAATGCAACAGCACTTGAAAAGATGACATCCAGTTTTCACAGACCTGCCGGACACACACACCCGGTAAGCTCATCTGCACGCGATTGCGGTGCTGTGTGTCCAGATGCGCGAGAGAAGTTGAGCCCTTCATCGCCACGTGGGACacactaaactcagcaaaaaacacaTTGGAATGCAACTAGTTTGCAGGTAtgatatatacaatttcatgatataatactaATTTATAGAaagtagaatttttatattttcagaactttcaaatgtgattataatgagtaaagacgctgactaccacccctcgagtcgtgagttcgaatccagggtgtgctgagtgactccagccaggtctcctaagcaactaaattggcccggttgctagagagggtaaagtcacatggggtaacctcctcgtggtcacgattagtggttctcgctctcaatggggtgtgtggtaaattTTGCGttgatcgcagagagtagcatgagcctccacatgctgtgagtctccgcggtgtcatgcacagagagccacgtgataagatgcgcggattgactgtctcagaagcggaggcaactgggacttgtcctccgccacccggattgaggtgagtaaccgcaccaccacgaggacctactaagtagtgggaattgggcattccaaattgggagaaaagggtaaaaaatgaaaaaaataaaaaaatatgatggcaaacaaattattacaaaataaatatacacttacacatgctttttcaggacaggttctgttcagttcttttgcttgttctgcacctgatcagactgaatgtagcccactatttttgaaggcaTATTTGTTTGTCATCCTTTCTTAAAgtgaaaggtatatgagaaactcttattatttaaactttgagcatttatatcatatattaaagaactttattttgatgagaaattataatgtgcattttgcataaaaaaaacaaacaatttctgTCATACTTCATCATTTAAGTGTTATATCAAATCGAGATAATAtagaatcgtgaacctcatatcgtatatcgaacTGAATCGTGAGAACCATTCTGTCCCATCCCTTTATACTATATAGAGAGCCATGTGGTACAAAAGTACAGGTACTATTCAAAGATTTATTTTAACTTACATGCAGCAGAGCCAGACGCTGTTCTGGCCGAAGATGACTGAACTCATCGCTGAGCACGAACTGGATAGCTAAGAGGGGGGGAAATAAAAATCTTATACAAATCACAAGCAGTAAAACTGACCAGAAATACCTTTGTAGTGCATGCATTTTCTTCATACAAAAAAACACATCTAACACTTACCATAAAAGAAGTTACTCTTCCCTGATCCATTTCTTCCCACTGTGGAAAATCACAGTGAACAGTTTAAAAGCAGAGACACTCTGATGAAGAGGATCATGgcacatttacagtattttgatTGCCAAAACATTATTTAAGATTACGCCGCCCACTTGATGagctttttaaaacatttttgctgtGATGCACACAAGACATCACGTGTGAGATGTGACAGTCTTACCGATGACGTTGTGTTTGGAGCTGAAGGGGTCAACCACAGTCTGATCTCTGTAGCTGCGAAACCCCTGAATAATTACCTGAAAGACAAATCATTTTAGtagtaaatatgcaatataaacaTGATATACAGTCAGTTTCGTTTAATTGTTTTGATAACCCCCCGCGACAGCTGATGCTAAAGCTAGCTTCATTGCAGACTATGTACTCGTCTGAAACTTACTTAGGATTCAAAAATGCCTAAAAacgaaatatgtaaataaatacattaaaacggACATTTCAACATATAAATCGTAATTGTACATGCACCGCGTGACTGTATCTCATTCACTCACCTGTTTAATGTACATGGCGGTTTAGGCACACAAATCTCCCGTCAGAAACCAGCCGGAAAGAACTGATATAAACACCCTTCTCCTCCTCAGAGAGAAGAAGGGTTTGAGTGAAGATGCAGAAGCCTGCACACTGGATAATTATTTTCGAATTTAATCTATACGGTGTTAAGTTTTATTTTCCCTCCCCTCAATCACAAATAACAGTCAAAATGGCGATAGAGGCGGGACGAACGGACGAGTCTACTCGAGGACTGTGGGGGAgctgtaaatattatttattataaacgTTTAAAACGAACAAAAATCAGTCATCAGCGCATCGTATCATCAGGAAACgtgaattatattttaatatatacatttttttatgtactaCTTGGTTTAAATGACttccaaattaattttatttttaaacggTACCCCTATTTAGTGAAGGTAGTTGCGTCTATCGAGGTAGAGATTGGGCGCCAAGCAAACAAACGCTCTCATCATGTAGACGAGGACATATGGCAAGCCGCTTTATCTTTAAATATTCCCAGCGTTACTCGTCGAAAtggcatttttactagtaagaatttaattAGAGAGCTTGATAATTGAATTCTCTGCGATTACATTCTTACTAGTTAGAATTCCAATTGCAGAGCACTCATTCAATTGCGGAGCTCCACACTTTCATTTTTACTAGTTAGAATTCCAATTGCAGAGCTCTCTAATTCAATTGCGGAGCTCTACAGTTTCATTTTTACTAGTTAGAATTCCATTTGCAGAGCTCTCAAATTCAATTGCAGAGCTCACTATTTCAATTGCAGAACTCTACAGTTAAATTTTTACTAGTTAGAATTCCAGTTGCAGAGCTCTCTAATTCAATTGCAGAGCTCtacagttacatttttactagttagAATTCCAATTGCAGAACTCTCTAATTCAATTGCGGAGCTCTACAGTTACATTTATACTAGTTAGAATTCCAACTGCAGAGCACTCATTCAATTGCGGAGCTCTACAGTTTCATTTTTACTAGTTAGAATTCCAATTGCAGAGCTCTCTAATTCAATTGCGGAGCTCTAcggttacatttttactagttagAATTCCAATTGCAGAGCTCTCTAATTCAATTGCAGAGCTCACTAATTCAGTTGCAGAACTCTACAGTTAAATTTTTACTACTTAAAATTTCAATTGCAGAGCTCTCTAATTCAATTGCAGAGCTCTATAGTTACATTATTACTAGTTAGAATTCCAATTGCAGAGCTCTCtaattcaattacagagctctgaaATTACATTCTTACCagtaaaaatggaattacatagctctacaattgaattagagagctctgcaattacgtacttactagtaagaattctaattaaagagctctgcagttccattcttactagttgaaattcaattacagagctctgcaattgcattcttactagtaagaactGCAATTAAAGAGTTCTGCAATTATATTCTTActtgtaagaattccaattagagagctgtacaattgcattcttactaggaAAAATGTAACTGCAGAGCTCTCTAaattaattacagagctctgcaattaagcatatctttaatgtgatttttacttgtaaaaattcaattagatagctctctaattggaattcttacaagttaaaattcaattagagagctctctaattggaattcttactagtaaaaatggaattaaagAGCTCTCTATATGGAATTCTAACCAGTAACAATTCAATTGTTGAGCTCTCTAACTGTAATTCTTACTAGCAATAATTCagttgcagagctctgtaattaaaaatgaatgggagtcaGTGGAGACTTATGACAAGTAAAcattcagttagagagctctcaAATTggtattcttactagtaaaatttcAATTAGAGAGCCCTGTAATTGaaaatcttactagtaaaaattcaattagagagctctttaataggaattcttactagtaaaaattcaattagagagccCTGTAATAggaatttttactagtagaaaTGCAATTATGACGAGTAACGCTgggaacattaaaagataatttggctCTCCACAAGTGCATCGTGCGTGAATTCAGTGATTATTTTTTACTGTCTTTTAtgtatttcatttgtttttattaacttctttatttcattttcatgttGTATTACTTAATTAACATTATCAAACCACTAACAAGAAGTACCTTGTTAtacaatgtttttggacatataatGTTTTTGACCATATCATGTTgtgatgtaccatggtaataccatggaatACTTTTAagaaccttggagtaccatgtaaataccatagtatATGAATATAGGAAGATGGTAATGCTCAACTGAAGCCAGATCTTGTGTCCCATTCCCAGAGAACACAATAATAAAATTCATACTTTGAATGCACCATAAATCAGTTTCgataaaaaaagtgtaaaaacaatCTGATAACATCACTGTACCATACTGCCAGAGTACTGCTTTGAAATGGGGGACTAATTCCTCCCAACTCTTAGTTTAGGAAGCAAACATTATATGGCACAAATGATTACATACTTGATAGCACACACacatcacccttacaaaaattgagagttcattgcaaatttgccgcaaacttgccgcaaattcgctaAAGATCCTTTTAatgtgcaaatgagctttgcggtaaacttgcggcaaattgtccattgttgccaaaggtttgcgaggttcaccactacctgtgaagagctgcaaacttctggcaaacatttgcggcaaatcacaagctcatttgcatgggaAAATAATGAGCAGCAAATTTgtagctagtttagattttttgtaagggcatccATTCGGCTatatgatgtgtgtttacattttgaagacatatatttaggttgtttgctcaacTGTAATACATCTTTAAGATGTGTCATCATGCACtgtatgtcaataagacattcagcagatgtttttgagacattcatgatttagaatgttggtaaatctgatcttttaaagatgtttagcagatgtttattagattgcgatgctttccagattaaaCGCTCTTAAACAGACTTCTCGGAGATGGACATGTGCCAATAGGGATGTAGTGTTTGAGAAGTATGTTCTTCCAAATCAGACcgtaccctgatagcacatgtacatgaACTAGTCATCTATTTCAAGGGTTCTCAACAGGAGTGGTAACGCCCCccagggggcgttcaaaggatgccggGGGGCGCTGatagcaaattagtagagaggggagCGTGAGGTTACAAATGGGAGGcttttatcagtcataataatcaaatctatcatcatgttcctttttgcattaaaacatttatctagacttggagtatatcagttggtacTCAATTATACgtgttggtacgcatttgtaccgcttttcatctgattctgaaatctggcgacgcatctgaagtatctggtttaacagcgtcaaatacacaggcggaggcacaacctcggataatgcacctgtatggctctgtagatggatatggctcaatggacagagcagcgcgaggcaaagctcttaaagctcaaaAACTCCGCTTTTacaacaatatcacttttattattagtttctgtctcgcattttcattttatagtccCCAGAtttagccctccatctgcttgaattcaagaaacgcaaagtttggtctcacattcatgatgcgtaagcctgctgaatttattaactaaactttaaaattatgcaatgcatcgaagttgcattgagcaaattacGCAAATAACACCAATActgagttttgtgttttatgtttttttcttacaacaaagtctccgctttcaaattatgtcaaggGAAagaagtaggggggcgttcattaaaaaagtttgtgAATCACTgatctatttgatgtgtttgtttacatcttgaagacatacagtattttttaggttgtttgtaaatctgatctttttaagatgtttagcagatgtttattaATTGCGATGCTCTCCAGATGAAACACtgttaaacagacatctcggagatgtacgtgtgctatctggataTGTCTGATTAAAGGTTGTTCACTGATGCAATATTCATCACAGCAGAGGTCACTGTTGCGTATTTCATCTAGTATAATGTGACCTAAACCTCAGGTAGATTCCAGTAAGCTTTAGTGAGTGCAAACATTCATATATTTCAGCACAATAAGAATGTAATGTGGTGGTATGTTGTTCCTTTCATAACAAAGGTGTGTTTTTGTGAACTATTGTTGACTGATAAGCAGGCACAGGCAGAACctgtatatataggcctatatatatatatatatatatattgcatttagATGTGATGTGGTACAATTAGACTACTACAGTCTAGTTGGTAGTGTGTCAAAATAGTGTGGGCAAGTGGCAGAGGACATGTAAAACTTTCTGAATGATTGAGGCAAGAAATCTGTCGAATTCTCCAGATGCAGATTCCATACGGTCCTGCTGATAGAAAATGACACCACAAGCAAAGCTTTATGTTtctgtaaaacatttattaacagaTTCACAATTCATAAAAaagaaactgttaaaaaaaattataatttaatttgccCAGCTATGTGCTGTTGATAGGCAGTACATTATCAAGCTAAGGCAGGTATTGCAGTGTAATCGTTGTGCAGTGATATTCTCTAAGGCAAACAAAATCAACAAGCAAACACTGTCTTTCATGACTGGTctcacatttgaattttttttaaacctaagCATTTTGTTCCCTGTGAAATAGTCCAGTGCTTTGTTCTGTTCGCCTGTCCTTTTATTATTCAAGTACTCGGAGACTGTGATGAGTCCGGCAACCGTTTTAAGGCAGCGCAGTTATTGGACTCAGTTTGAACCGGTGAACCGATGTTTGGATGGGCATTGGTGTTAGGAAGGAGGTAGGGAACGTGAAAACCGAAGACTCAAAAGTCTCACTTTCAATTGTGAAGTCTCTGTTAAAGAAAGTGGGTGTGTCCTGGACGGCAGAGGCTTCTGGTGGAGTGGCAGAAGGAGGTGTGGAAGAGACGACCTCTGATTCGAACTGGAGTAGTTGACCCATGAAGCTAAAATTGGGCGATATGATCGCACGCCGCTGTCGGATAATGTCAAAGGCCTGCTCCAACTGCAGCTGTTGGGTTTTCATGATGTACGCCATGCAGATGGTGGGAGAGCGAGAGATTCCAGCCTCGCAGTGGACCAACACTTTACCGCCCTCCTCCTTCACACATTCTGCAGAGAAACaagcaaatgttttcattataaAAAGCTATTCTTGAAAAAGCAGAGCATATATAGCACTAAAAAGACCATCTCTTCAAAAGGTGAATTGTGTCATTTATGCACTCCTAGTGGCAACAAATGGAATTGCAGGTTTCCCATGTTTTCCCAATCAATGTTGCTATctcaggctggtcgggatgctcaaacaaagcaaAGGTGTGTCGCATTTACCTTTACGTCAGTAAAATACAGTTAGAATAATGGGAATCTGCACGACTGGGAATTTCACCTGATGGACTTTCGGTGGCAAAGAATTTCTCTACGCGGATTTCATGTTTGGTGAATTTTGATAGGCGAATTCGCAGTGTTGCCCAAAGGAAAGTTGCTTCTGTGTGGGCGGAGCTTTATAcgcagctacactgaatattcacaatggatgaAGAACTTATTTTAGTGGAGAGTTTCTTCATAACTTCTGTAtacgtttctttaaaagtttagcTGAAAAAAAGAGGTTGCTTGCCAAGTAGTTTTCCGGGTTTCACACGGCTTACATATAGTTGTCTATCGGCATTAGAAAAAagtaacatattttaacataaaaatttaCCCACGTAAATTTTTGAAATgagtatgaatggtgctgccataAAATGATGTTGTGTTAAATTACAGTTGTGAAAGGGAATGAGTGAAACACAATCATCTGGTTATCTTTTAAATGTTCCTCTGATATACTATGTCCATTATCCTTCCGCAAATTCATTTCCTCCCTGACCCTTTTTATCGTAATGTCATCAATTTCATTTCCACCTCTGACTCATAACTCCATAAATTCATGAccagtgcacacacatacacacactaaccATTACAGAAAACTTAGATTGCATAtgcacttttaatttaaaacagcTAAGTAGATTCTAGACTCATATCCAACATTTTGATCTCTTaacaataatacacacacaccagGGAAGTGTTAGgaaatgtgtgttcatgtgagatcCCTGACTGCTGGTTTTAATGGCAATCACACTTGCTAATGCACCTAAATATTACCACACACCCATTAGCTGAAAGCTTTCGGTGGATTAATCTTTCATATCATTTCTATTTCTATAACTTCCATGTGAGAGACCAAATTACTGTACTTTGTGGTCTCTTATGCAGTATTGTCTATATTCAGATAAATGTaaaagaaatgtcttgataatcAATTGATATGTATGATAGAGGAAATTAAATATAGGTCAAACAGGGTGTTTTGGTCTTTAATTACATTAGTAATTAAGATCATAGGtcatatttcacatcaattaaattttacatgaaaaattaagcctattttaggaccattaggatttttttgcattgtgacattatttggtCCActaacacttttattttttttattattatttattatttttttatttttatttttattttttttacaaataggcTAAAAATGGGCTTAATTTTCTCTATGCACAGCATAatatcttatttctttcttttaattatggagtgaaatatgaccgcAGAAATACCTTTGACAAGTTCCATGAGACTcgccttaaaatgctgtcaaaTCATTGTAAACACATCGTCCTCAAAAACAACCAATGCACAAATGCCTATAAAAACATACCAGATCATGACACACACACCTTAAACACCACTAATCATTGACTCATCCACTGACACACTGGCCCTGCCCATTATATGTAAACTACTGGATTAGTCTAACCTGTGATTCACAGTagcatgtccatttatttctgtttttctgtatatatttttttgctgtgTGAGTTGGTATTAATTGCATTTCCCAGAAAACAAATAATATGGGATTTGGAAGTGTAAATAAACCCAGGTGCAATCCAGTCGGATTAGGGAAAGAGTTGGGCTTGGAATACTGTGTTAGTAAGGCAGAGTAagtcttatttttaaatgctctGAATTAAGCTCCACTATCTATAGGTGTGTCCTAAGTTCTGGGAACTGTTTAGCGATACACGTGTagtttacataaccatcagatcAGATAATTATATTTAGGTTACTGTGATGTTGACTAAATGCTGTTGTTATTTATTGATTGTCTTATCAATAATCCACCCACTAAATAAGCTTGCTCtttgacatttattaaataaatcaatttaaacCACAACTGAAAGTGAAATATTGAGGTGCTATGAAAACTGCTATGTACTGCACTGTACACACAATATTTACCGATAAAGTCTATGGCCTCTTGGAAGTGTGAGCTGATGTCTGCGGTATGGCTGTCTTCCACGGGGATCCATTTGTAATCGTACTGTCCTTTAGCGGGCCGCGAGTCCCTGCGTGAAACATTCAGCAGCGCTGTTATGCGGAGGTCAGTGAGATAGTCCTGTCTGCAGGCGTGATAGGCACTGCCCAGGTACAAGAAAGGCAAGATCTCCACTGGCCGTCCCTGCACaaatggaataatatacagatatCAGAACTGAAGCTCTCATGGAAGACAGTTTTGTTACAGCCCGCAGTAAACAGAGGTGGCATACAAGTTCTGTTTGTCCAtatcataaaaaatgcatttcagaCCAAAGGTCAGAGATTAAAGGACCTCAGATGTCCGCTGGGTGTCTTTGAAAACTCTGTTGTTTTGTTTGGATGGACTTTGCATCTTCTAATATAATACAGGCTGATATCCTTTTTgaatatacactgtaaaataatatttcttgaattaagtttcttcttcttctttcaggtgctcccattaggggtcaccacagcagaccatccgtgatctacatatttgacttggcacaggttttatgccagATACCCTTCCTGACACACTTACACCTACAGGatatttagagtctccaattcatttaagctgcatgtttttggacttgtgggggaaaccgagcacctggaggaaacccacaaGAACACatggagaacatgcaaactctacACAAAAAGGCTCAGTTGAGTTGGGACTCAAACCCAGAACCTTCTTGCGTCGAggtgacagtgctaaccactgggCCACCATGCCACCCCTATTGAATTACGTTTTGCAGTGTATATTCCATATAGAAAATacgtatattttttttaatatattctaAAAACTATGCAGTTGTGTCATTAATGCGCATAGTCTGTTCTCTTTATTTCCCTCATATTTGAGAGGGAGTTATTGCAGAAACTCCCACAGCTAAGAGGAAGTGGTTTCGGTGGAAGTGGGTTAAAATTAGGAAATGGCAGCTCGCATTCTTCTCTTCGTACCTGATCATAGTCTGGTTTGTGGCGAGAACCCAGTTTGTCACAGTGACTGTTGACGCCTCTTTCACTTTCGGGTTCACTCAGGTCTACAGGCTTAGTTTCTGTACAAAGCTCGGGGTACTGGGAATGGAAGTTCTCGAAGCCTCCTGGAATGAGAAATTCTGTGTTGTTACAAGCTGTCTAGTAAAGTCAAGGATTGTTGAGTCGTTCACCTTATCAAGAACTTCTCGCATATTAGTTTAAGCTTATCAGAGAGGCAAAAAGTGATTCCCACCAACATTGAGAGCTCTAGTGTAATTGATTAGAATGATGGTAGCAAATGTTTAATAACACAATAAAAGATGCACATTTGAATGCATTGCTTTCattgggaggggtaataatgTGGTATAGCTATAAATATTACTATGTTTGTTCTTTAGCTTCCCTTTCTGACTCATCCAGCCTTTGACGTACAATGAGAATTTTTCTCTTAGAAAACCAGACAAAACATAATCTGAATACCAAAACTATTAATTCAACACAACAGAAATGAATACAAATCTAAACTGATATTTATaacatattaataaattaatttaaagctATACTTTTACATTTGTAGGTAGATGTAGATGAAGGTCAATTTTTATATCGTATATTACACTttaaataaggttacatttgttaacaccattagttaaaatgaactaacaatgaacaatatttctgcagcatttattaatcctagttaatgctaatttcaagtaaaagttgtataaattgtatatgttaacatttgtttattcactgtgaactaacaatgaacaattgtattatcgtctaacattaacaaagatttataaatgcgtaaaaaattatattgttcattgttagttcatgattcctaatgcattaactaatgttaacgaatgtaaacgtataatatatatatatatatata
Coding sequences:
- the LOC127438951 gene encoding dual specificity protein phosphatase 5-like; this encodes MKVSSIDCRRLRKILRKECGGSCLIVDCRPYFSFSSSSIRGSVNVNLNSVVVRRSRGGPVPLQFVIPDEKALFRLREGSISAVVALDDRTPHLHKLKKDSIAQIVINTLSHLTSSASICFLKGGFENFHSQYPELCTETKPVDLSEPESERGVNSHCDKLGSRHKPDYDQGRPVEILPFLYLGSAYHACRQDYLTDLRITALLNVSRRDSRPAKGQYDYKWIPVEDSHTADISSHFQEAIDFIECVKEEGGKVLVHCEAGISRSPTICMAYIMKTQQLQLEQAFDIIRQRRAIISPNFSFMGQLLQFESEVVSSTPPSATPPEASAVQDTPTFFNRDFTIESETFESSVFTFPTSFLTPMPIQTSVHRFKLSPITALP